The Mercurialis annua linkage group LG2, ddMerAnnu1.2, whole genome shotgun sequence genome contains a region encoding:
- the LOC126667714 gene encoding non-specific lipid transfer protein GPI-anchored 25 translates to MSAISGISIITTAVTLLLLTAGASAQQPSSPSPSPPPLVGCTDELVAISPCLGYISTEPNNLTQTPNSQCCDALQKAFNSSAGNCFCYLQKKPLIFGFPLNQSRLVSLPSICLAAAATESKSDLDSICSESPALPPLNSITGPEVVQKPNPSGVDNVGSPTTSLPRGVADGSSSPVNSSEPEPVTGGNSSPIAEKGRPPPSLLPPKPTSKSSAGQGIGGISGSSRYCWFLLEALIKSAIVAVFTHM, encoded by the exons ATGTCCGCCATTTCTGGCATCTCAATTATAACTACCGCCGTCACTCTCCTCCTCCTGACCGCCGGAGCTTCAGCTCAGCAGCCATCGTCTCCGTCTCCGTCACCACCGCCACTTGTAGGCTGCACCGACGAGTTAGTTGCAATCTCACCATGCCTCGGCTACATCTCAACGGAGCCAAATAACCTGACGCAAACTCCAAATTCTCAGTGCTGCGATGCTTTACAGAAAGCTTTCAATTCCAGCGCAGGTAACTGCTTCTGTTACCTACAAAAGAAGCCTCTGATCTTCGGATTCCCGCTAAACCAATCAAGACTTGTTTCTTTGCCTTCTATTTGTTTGGCGGCGGCGGCGACGGAAAGTAAATCTGATTTGGATTCGATTTGTTCAG AGTCACCAGCATTGCCTCCTCTCAATAGCATAACAGGACCTGAAGTGGTTCAAAAACCAAATCCTTCTG GTGTTGATAACGTTGGGTCTCCTACAACAAGCTTGCCAAGAGGAGTAGCTGACGGTTCATCCTCACCGGTAAATTCTTCAGAACCAGAACCTGTTACTGGCGGAAATTCTTCTCCGATAGCAGAAAAGGGTCGCCCCCCACCATCATTGCTGCCACCAAAACCAACGAGCAAATCATCTGCAGGACAGGGTATTGGCGGTATTAGCGGTAGCAGCAGGTACTGTTGGTTCCTTCTCGAAGCGCTAATAAAATCTGCAATTGTTGCTGTTTTCACTCATATGTAA
- the LOC126667712 gene encoding probable RNA helicase SDE3: protein MGSVDGKWGDDDEYSVIGDKGEIGFIDYQDDRSVCSYDPIEEGPIVISVPFPFENGKPQSVIVGETASHSITIRNTTDEAVDLWTKIYASNPENSFTLSLMKPPSGNDGNSGGGFVESYDLEDRMLQPGDTLTVWLNCKPPEIGMYSTAVHFDVGDDNIERVVILLAEDKISRSLASRKRYCRTTKKKHFAVDTFVEGSRPIRKAGRPVKSRLPRYDIPREDRELIESEQVPDVIMEGLTRKNYASYFKTLLIMEEIQLEEDMRSYNMEAVKMRRRGNFLSLVVLGLAERRPSLVYGDYIFVKPSNDDELTQPYQGFIHRVETDEVYLKFDPQFHSMHSDGNLYDVHFTYNRVNMRRQYQAVDAADNLETTILFPSESSGNRFIETKTTLVPITCNLNEEQMCSIEMILGCRGAPPYMIYGPPGTGKTMTIVEAILQLYANRRNSRILVCAPSNNAADHLLDKLLSEKAIKVQENEIFRLNATSRPYEDVKPDHIRFCFFDENLFKCPPLGALTRFRIIISTYMSACHLFSEGVKRGHFSHIFLDEAGQASEPESMIPISNLCRRDTVVVLAGDPMQLGPVIYSRNAGAHGLSKSYLQRLYECEYYANGDANYVTNLVRNYRCHPDILQLPSDLFYDGILIASKESNEDTVSLLSSVNLLPGREFPVLFFGIQGCDEREGNNPSWFNRIEASKVVEITIKLIERGNLNESDIGIITPYRQQVTKLKKAFEDLDMPDIKVGSVEQFQGQERKVIVVSTVRSTVKHNESDKVHCLGFLSNPKRFNVAITRAILLLVIIGNPHIINQDTYWSKLLWYCADNNSYQGCSLPEREDYVDGDQTYEDGAGYDYHDDKNPSCSDEVGWNQDSYQTEVPKPCTDETEWSDGWK from the exons ATGGGTTCAGTTGATGGTAAGTGGGGTGATGATGATGAGTACTCAGTGATTGGAGATAAAGGTGAAATAGGGTTTATTGATTACCAAGATGATAGATCTGTTTGTAGTTATGATCCTATTGAAGAGGGTCCTATTGTAATTTCCGTTCCATTCCCGTTCGAAAATGGGAAGCCTCAATCTGTGATTGTTGGAGAAACTGCTTCACATTCAATCACTATTAGGAACACCACTGATGAAGCAGTTGATTTGTGGACTAAAATTTACGCGTCGAATCCCGAGAACTCGTTTACTCTCTCTTTGATGAAGCCTCCGTCGGGGAATGATGGGAACAGCGGCGGTGGTTTTGTTGAGTCTTATGACCTTGAGGATAGAATGCTTCAGCCGGGTGACACGTTAAcggtttggctaaattgcaaacCGCCGGAAATTGGAATGTACAGCACAGCTGTGCATTTTGATGTGGGCGATGATAATATTGAACGGGTGGTTATTCTATTGGCGGAAGATAAGATATCGAGGTCTTTGGCTTCGAGAAAGCGATATTGTAGAACTACGAAAAAGAAGCATTTTGCTGTTGACACCTTCGTGGAAGGTTCTCGTCCTATCAGGAAAGCAGGCCGGCCAGTAAAAAGTAGGCTTCCTCGTTATGATATCCCAAGGGAAGATCGAGAATTGATTGAGAGCGAGCAGGTCCCTGACGTTATAATGGAAGGTTTAACAAGAAAGAATTATGCTTCCTACTTCAAAACCTTGTTGATCATGGAAGAAATACAATTGGAG GAAGACATGAGATCTTACAATATGGAGGCTGTTAAGATGAGGAGAAGGGGGAATTTCCTGTCCCTCGTCGTTTTAGGGCTTGCTGAGCGGAGACCTTCACTTGTCTACGGAGATTACATCTTTGTCAAGCCCTCAAATGATGATGAACTAACCCAACCTTATCAG GGCTTTATTCATCGTGTTGAGACTGATGAAGTGTATTTAAAGTTTGACCCGCAATTTCACTCCATGCATTCGGATGGAAATCTGTATGATGTACACTTCACTTATAATCGAGTCAACATGAGAAGACAGTATCAGGCTGTAGATGCTGCTGATAATTTGGAAACAACAATCCTTTTTCCATCTGAGTCCTCTGGAAATAGGTTTATTGAAACTAAAACAACTCTGGTGCCTATAACTTGTAATCTTAATGAAGAGCAGATGTGTTCGATAGAGATGATCCTAGGTTGTAGAGGGGCCCCACCCTATATGATTTATGGCCCTCCTGGGACTGGTAAAACTATGACAATAGTAGAGGCAATTCTTCAGCTATATGCAAATCGAAGAAATTCACGGATTCTTGTGTGCGCGCCGTCAAATAATGCAGCGGATCACTTGCTTGACAAGCTTCTGTCTGAGAAGGCTATCAAAGTACAGGAAAATGAAATTTTCCGACTTAATGCGACTTCCCGACCATATGAAGATGTCAAGCCTGATCATATTCGCTTTTGTTTCTTTGATGAGAATCTCTTCAAATGTCCTCCACTCGGCGCTCTCACACGCTTTAGGATCATAATATCGACTTATATGAGTGCTTGTCATTTATTTTCTGAGGGTGTTAAACGAGGCCATTTCTCTCATATTTTTCTCGATGAGGCTGGCCAAGCTTCGGAGCCAGAAAGCATGATCCCTATATCCAACCTCTGCCGTAGGGATACAGTGGTTGTTCTTGCTGGAGACCCAATGCAATTAGGTCCTGTAATCTACTCGAGAAATGCCGGGGCTCATGGATTAAGCAAATCATACTTGCAAAGGCTTTATGAGTGCGAGTATTACGCCAATGGAGACGCAAATTACGTAACAAATTTGGTTAGAAACTATAGGTGCCACCCAGATATCCTGCAGCTACCTTCAGACTTGTTCTATGATGGGATTTTGATTGCGAGCAAAGAGTCCAATGAGGACACAGTTTCCCTATTATCTTCTGTAAATCTGCTTCCTGGCAGGGAATTTCCAGTTCTCTTCTTTGGTATACAAGGGTGTGATGAAAGGGAAGGAAATAACCCGTCATGGTTTAACCGAATTGAAGCTAGCAAGGTGGTGGAGATCACAATCAAACTAATTGAAAGGGGGAATTTGAATGAGTCTGATATAGGGATCATTACACCTTATAGGCAGCAAGTTACTAAACTAAAGAAGGCCTTTGAGGATTTAGATATGCCCGACATAAAAGTTGGCAGTGTCGAACAGTTTCAAGGACAGGAAAGGAAAGTTATTGTCGTTTCCACCGTTAGATCAACAGTGAAACACAATGAGTCTGACAAAGTTCATTGTTTGGGTTTCTTAAGCAATCCAAAAAGGTTTAATGTGGCTATTACCCGTGCTATACTGCTGCTAGTCATTATCGGAAATCCACACATCATCAACCAG GACACATACTGGAGTAAGCTTTTATGGTATTGTGCAGACAACAACTCTTATCAGGGCTGTAGTCTGCCAGAAAGAGAGGATTATGTTGATGGAGATCAGACATATGAAGATGGTGCCGGCTATGATTACCATGACGACAAAAACCCTAGCTGCTCTGACGAGGTTGGATGGAATCAAGACTCCTATCAAACAGAAGTTCCAAAACCTTGTACAGATGAAACTGAGTGGTCTGATGGTTGGAAGTAA
- the LOC126670161 gene encoding type IV inositol polyphosphate 5-phosphatase 7-like has protein sequence MRDENSKKSKLSWSKRMVRKWFNIKSKNEDFQADVVYGGGEVEYRTSFSEREPCTIKKSKTEKFTKIPEQVRRGRMNLDHPRIIDVQNHSIFVATWNVAGRSPPSNLSLDDWLHASPPADIYVLGFQEIVPLNAGNVLGAEDNGPAKKWLSLIRKTLNNLPGTSGSGGCYTPSPVPQPVVEMDADFEGSSRQKNSSFFHRRSFQTPYSWRMDHDPSIPQPRLDRRFSVCDRVIFGHRPSDYDPSNRWGHSRPSDFSRPSDYSRPSDYSRWGSSDDDNGPGDSPSTVLQSPMSYGGSYSGSASTEDGYRRPGYSRYCLVASKQMVGIFLTIWVRSELRDHVKNMKVSCVGRGLMGYLGNKGSISVSMSLHETTFCFICTHLTSGQKDGDEIRRNSDVMEILKKTRFPRVSNAGDEKSPETILEHDRVIWLGDLNYRIAMSYRSAKALVEMQNWRTLLESDQLRNEQRRGRVFVGWNEGKIYFPPTYKYSTNSDRYAGDDLHPKEKRRTPAWCDRILWHGEGLQQLSYVRGESRFSDHRPVYGIFWAEVESPHGRLKKSMSYSSSRIEVEELLPYSQGYTELNFF, from the exons ATGAGAGATGAGAACTCCAAGAAAAGCaag ctCTCATGGTCCAAGAGAATGGTCAGAAAGTGGTTCAATATCAAGAGCAAAAATGAGGACTTTCAAGCAGATGTTGTTTATGGAG GGGGTGAAGTGGAATACAGAACTAGCTTCTCTGAGAGGGAGCCATGCACCATCAAGAAAAGCAAAACAG AGAAATTTACCAAGATTCCCGAGCAGGTCCGGCGAGGGAGAATGAATCTTGACCATCCTAGAATCATAGATGTGCAGAATCACAG TATTTTTGTAGCTACATGGAATGTGGCAGGAAGATCTCCGCCTAGTAATTTGAGTCTCGATGATTGGCTTCACGCGTCACCTCCTGCAGATATCTATGTTCTTGG ATTTCAAGAAATAGTTCCTTTGAATGCTGGTAATGTTCTTGGTGCTGAAGACAATGGCCCTGCCAAGAAATGGTTGTCCCTCATTAGGAAGACTCTAAACAATCTTCCAGGAACTAGTGGCAGTGGAGGGTGTTATACTCCATCACCAGTCCCTCAACCAGTCGTAGAAATGGATGCAGATTTTGAGGGATCGTCTAGGCAGAAGAACTCGTCTTTCTTTCATCGTCGGTCATTCCAGACACCCTACAGCTGGAGAATGGACCATGACCCATCAATTCCCCAGCCAAGACTAGATAGGCGATTTAGCGTCTGTGACCGGGTTATTTTTGGTCACAGGCCAAGTGACTATGATCCCAGTAATCGATGGGGTCACAGTCGACCAAGTGATTTTTCAAGGCCCAGTGATTACTCTAGGCCTAGTGATTATTCTAGATGGGGTTCTTCAGATGATGATAATGGACCAGGGGATTCACCAAGTACTGTATTGCAATCACCAATGTCCTACGGTGGTTCCTACAGTGGATCAGCCTCTACTGAAGATGGATATAGAAGGCCAGGGTATTCAAGGTACTGTTTAGTGGCAAGTAAGCAAATGGTTGGCATATTTCTAACCATATGGGTCCGAAGTGAATTGCGAGATCACGTTAAAAACATGAAAGTTTCTTGTGTTGGCAGAGGATTAATGGGTTATCTTGGTAATAAG GGATCTATTTCAGTCAGCATGTCCTTGCATGAAACGACCTTTTGCTTCATCTGTACTCACCTTACCTCCGGACAGAAGGACGGTGATGAGATTAGAAGGAATTCAGATGTCATGGAAATTCTGAAGAAGACAAGGTTTCCACGTGTTAGCAATGCGGGTGATGAGAAGTCCCCGGAAACAATTCTTGAGCATGA TCGAGTTATTTGGCTCGGAGACTTGAATTATCGCATTGCTATGTCTTATCGATCTGCTAAGGCACTGGTTGAGATGCAAAATTGGAGGACATTGTTGGAGAGTGACCAG CTACGGAATGAGCAGAGGAGAGGTCGTGTTTTTGTCGGATGGAACGAAGGGAAAATTTATTTCCCTCCTACGTACAAGTACTCAACAAATTCGGACAGATACGCAGGAGATGATTTGCATCCAAAGGAGAAGCGTAGAACTCCAGCGTG GTGTGACAGAATTTTATGGCATGGAGAAGGCCTCCAGCAGTTATCTTACGTTCGTGGAGAATCTAGATTCTCGGATCATAGGCCAGTTTATGGCATATTTTGGGCAGAGGTCGAGTCTCCCCACGGCCGGTTGAAGAAAAGTATGAGCTACTCGAGTTCCAGGATAGAGGTGGAGGAGCTTTTGCCATACTCTCAAGGATATACAGAACTCAACTTTTTCTGA
- the LOC126669615 gene encoding proteasome subunit beta type-2-A — protein MECVFGLVGTDFAIVASDTSAVHSILVHKSNEDKIMILDSHKLIAASGEPGDRVQFTEYIQKNVSLYQFRNGIPLTTAAAANFTRGELATALRKNPYSVNILLAGYDKETGPSLYYIDYIATLHKVDRGAFGYGSYFSLSMMDRHYRSDMTMEEAIGLVDKCIMEIRSRLVVAPPNFVIKIVDKDGAREYAWRESVKDVASA, from the exons ATGGAGTGTGTTTTTGGATTAGTCGGCACCGATTTCGCCATAGTAGCCTCCGATACATCGGCCGTTCACAGCATCCTCGTCCACAAATCTAATGAAGACAAAATAATGATCCTCGACTCTCACAAACTCATCGCCGCCAGCGGCGAACCCGGCGACAG AGTTCAATTTACGGAGTATATACAGAAGAATGTGTCGCTGTATCAGTTTCGCAACGGAATCCCGTTGACGACTGCTGCTGCTGCTAATTTTACTCGCGGTGAGCTCGCTACTGCTTTGAGAAag AACCCATACTCTGTTAACATTCTTCTGGCTGGATATGACAAAGAGACCGGTCCTTCTCTTTACTACATCGACTATATTGCTACACTTCACAAGGTTGACAGGGGAGCATTTGGATACGGGTCATATTTTTCTCTCTCCATGATGGACAGACACTACCGTAGCGACATGACTATGGAAGAAGCAATTGGATTGGTAGATAAGTGCATAATGGAGATCCGATCCAGATTGGTCGTGGCTCCCCCAAATTTTGTGATCAAGATTGTCGACAAAGATGGAGCAAGGGAGTACGCATGGCGTGAATCTGTCAAGGATGTGGCATCAGCTTAA
- the LOC126669757 gene encoding vicilin Jug r 2.0101: MSIKNFVFLLILLFLSHSSLGYERRYGDFTERGPGEDPKSPWKEIQRCQKSCEREETDRRGLQICRQRCEEEAVKRRSEEQEQGQEKQAREKLEKEKRDDPRRQYERCRQLCDQKQEQRQKQQCQSSCERKYKEQKEEWEREHGRRGNSETETKTREIERQQRDNPYYFHSQRLQSRFRTEEGHIRVLEQFTKSSELLRGIENYRLSLMEASPNTFVVPHHCDAESLVVVLNGKGTISYVLRDKRETYNLETGDVVKIPAGATVYMINHDNNEKLSLAKLFVPVNVPGRFMEYFAAGGENPESFYTVFSNDVLEAALDTPRDELNKLFGQQTQGVILKASQKQLKALTGRVSSSSSSRQKSQGPFNLLNQRPLYSNRYGNLMEASPNDYKQLQDIDVSVSFAEINKGSLMVPHYNSRATMIVLVVEGSGRMEMACPHLASQRQEQEQEQDRTTARKQYQKISSDLSTGDVFIVPAGHPIAILASQNENLQTLAFGINAWSNERNFLAGQKDNIMKQIEREANELSFNAPAELIEKIFRNQKESHFVPQQSQRQQRGEERTFPSILEFDGFF; the protein is encoded by the exons ATGTCGATCAAGAATTTCGTGTTCTTGCTGATACTGCTCTTCCTTTCTCATTCCTCTCTCGGTTATGAACGCAGATATGGAGATTTTACAGAGAGGGGGCCCGGAGAAGATCCGAAGTCACCGTGGAAGGAGATTCAGCGCTGCCAGAAAAGCTGCGAAAGAGAAGAAACCGACCGGAGAGGTCTGCAGATATGCCGGCAACGCTGCGAAGAGGAAGCGGTCAAACGGAGGAGTGAGGAGCAAGAACAAGGCCAAGAAAAACAGGCGCGAGAGAAGCTAGAAAAAGAGAAGAGAGATGATCCTCGCCGTCAATATGAGCGGTGCCGTCAACTTTGCGATCAGAAACAAGAACAAAGACAGAAACAGCAATGTCAGAGTAGCTGTGAGAGGAAATATAAAGAACAGAAGGAAGAATGGGAAAGAGAACATGGAAGAAGAGGAAATTCAGAAACTGAGACGAAAACCAGAGAGATTGAGAGACAACAGAGGGATAATCCATATTACTTCCATTCACAGAGACTACAGTCTCGGTTCAGAACTGAAGAAGGTCATATTAGGGTTCTTGAACAGTTCACTAAAAGCTCTGAACTTCTTCGTGGGATCGAAAATTATCGTCTCTCGTTAATGGAAGCTAGCCCTAATACTTTTGTTGTTCCACACCATTGTGATGCAGAATCTCTTGTTGTTGTCTTAAATG gtaAAGGGACTATTAGCTATGTGTTGAGAGACAAGAGAGAAACCTACAACTTGGAGACAGGGGACGTTGTCAAGATTCCTGCAGGAGCCACTGTGTACATGATTAACCATGACAATAATGAAAAACTTAGCCTGGCTAAGCTTTTTGTGCCTGTCAATGTTCCTGGAAGATTCATG GAATACTTTGCTGCAGGAGGTGAAAATCCTGAGTCATTTTATACAGTCTTCAGCAATGATGTTCTTGAGGCAGCTCTTGAT ACTCCAAGAGATGAGCTAAACAAGCTGTTCGGACAGCAAACACAAGGTGTGATCCTAAAAGCTTCTCAAAAGCAGCTTAAAGCCTTAACAGGCCGCgtttcatcatcatcatcatcacggCAGAAAAGCCAAGGTCCGTTTAATCTTCTCAATCAACGGCCATTATACTCCAATAGATATGGAAACTTAATGGAAGCTTCACCAAATGATTACAAGCAGCTTCAGGACATTGATGTCTCTGTCTCATTTGCTGAAATCAACAAA GGATCGTTAATGGTACCGCACTACAATTCGAGGGCGACGATGATTGTTTTAGTAGTTGAAGGCAGTGGACGCATGGAAATGGCTTGTCCACATCTAGCAAGCCAAAGGCAGgaacaagaacaagaacaagACAGAACTACTGCTAGAAAACAATATCAGAAGATCAGCTCCGATTTATCGACCGGAGACGTGTTTATAGTACCGGCAGGTCATCCTATAGCAATTCTGGCTTCGCAAAATGAGAATCTGCAAACACTGGCATTCGGAATCAATGCCTGGAGCAACGAGAGAAATTTCCTTGCTGGACAAAAAGATAATATTATGAAGCAGATTGAGAGAGAGGCGAACGAGCTGTCGTTTAATGCGCCGGCCGAACTGATAGAGAAGATATTCAGGAACCAGAAGGAATCACATTTTGTTCCTCAACAGAGTCAGAGGCAACAGAGAGGAGAGGAGAGGACTTTTCCATCAATTTTGGAGTTTGATGGTTTCTTTTAG